From Sphingobacterium bambusae:
CTTTCAGCGGAAGAATTTGTTATTGTCAAAGACCCCGCGCTAGACGAAGGGGAGCTTGATTGAAAGAGGAACCCCATTTCGTTTTCTTCGGATAGTCAGTATTGATCGGAATCTTTTAATGTCAGTTCGGTGTCCTTTTGTGCTACCGTAAATGTTTTGTATTGCGAGCTAGGTAGTTTGTCGCGATATTTGTTGTTACAACAGTTGATCTGTTCCTTTATACAAAATAGGAACAGAGATTTATATAGATATAAAAAGAACAAAGTAATGACGTTGATCGATAATTTAAATTGGAGGCATGCTACAAAAGCATATGATCCTACAAAAAAGGTAAGTCAAGAAAATATAGGGAAGATTGTAGAAGCGGCACGGTTGGCGCCAACTTCTTCGGGGTTGCAGCCGTTCCGCATTGCTGTGGTCGCGGATCAGGCCATTAAAGATCAACTTGCAGAAGGCGCATTCAATCCAGAGTGTATGCGTGAATGTTCACATGTGCTGGTATTCGCTGCTTGGGATGAGTATACCGATGAACGGATTGATGCGATCTATAATAAAACAACCGATGACAGGGATCTGCCTCGCGGACGTTTCGATCGCTACACCGATATGATTAAAGGACTTTATGCTTCGCAAACAAAGGAGGATCATGTTATTCATGCGGCTAAACAGGCCTATATCGCCTTTGGATTGGCATTGGCGCAAGCTGCTGAGCTTCGCATCGATTCTACTCCAGCAGAGGGATTTGACAATGCTGTGGTTGATCGTGTGCTCGATCTGCCGGGGCAGGGCTTGCGAAGTGTGCTTGTTTTGTATGTTGGCTACCGCGATGCCGAACGCGATTGGTTGGCGCCGATGAAAAAAGTACGAAATGAAACGGCAGAATTCGTGTTGAACTATTAAGAATAGGCAAGAACAAAAAAGGAGCAAAGCTCCTTTTTTGTTATCCCTCTAGAGCCATAATCTCTTCAGCCAACTTTTCCCAATCTAGCTGTAGCTTTTCGAAGCTTGCTTTGTATGAATTGTACGCCCGAGTTGCCTCTTGCAGCCTGCTTGCATCCGAATAGATTTCTTCTTTCGCAAGATGAAGTTCC
This genomic window contains:
- a CDS encoding NAD(P)H-dependent oxidoreductase; amino-acid sequence: MTLIDNLNWRHATKAYDPTKKVSQENIGKIVEAARLAPTSSGLQPFRIAVVADQAIKDQLAEGAFNPECMRECSHVLVFAAWDEYTDERIDAIYNKTTDDRDLPRGRFDRYTDMIKGLYASQTKEDHVIHAAKQAYIAFGLALAQAAELRIDSTPAEGFDNAVVDRVLDLPGQGLRSVLVLYVGYRDAERDWLAPMKKVRNETAEFVLNY